The Arcobacter sp. F2176 genome has a window encoding:
- a CDS encoding fumarate hydratase C-terminal domain-containing protein, with protein sequence AFEELGMEAIYEFEVKDMPVTVAVDTEGTSIHTTGPAKWRTI encoded by the coding sequence TAGCATTTGAAGAACTTGGTATGGAAGCTATATATGAATTTGAGGTTAAAGACATGCCTGTTACTGTAGCTGTTGATACTGAGGGTACTTCTATTCACACTACTGGTCCTGCTAAGTGGAGAACTATCTAA